GGAAAGACACAATGCATAGGTCTCTGCAAACTTTTGGTGTTGGAAGCAAGGAATTTCAATTCCGTACGTTTGTAAGCTGTAATTTAAAACTCTGCAATGGCATGCTAAGATGTCccgaaacaaaattaaaaaaaacttttttttatatattttgagCAATTGAATTTTATAGCATTAAGCTATATACCTAGaagtattttatacaatttatagtTGGAGAAAACAGTATATGTCCTTGCAAGGTACATTTTGTTACAAAATAGTTACTTATTCAGTGGAATTGACATTATTTGAATGGTATTCTAGTTCTAAAACCTTTCACGGCAAAAATAAAGGTAATTATACACAAAGGAAACGAGGCTCAACCATGTCGTATGTTAGTTGATATAGTTTTACATGATGTTGCGATGCAAGTTACAGAACAGCAATATATTACTTTCTGTCATCTTTATGATTCGCTGGAACGTGCAATTATCAATAAGTAAGCAATCTAAACTCTACGTTTCTTCGAAGAGAacgtatttgtatttattttaataacgtTGTAGACCTTACATCAAGTATCGTCCTAATGAAACTGTGTTGATGAATTCATTGGCTTGGTGGAAGTATGCCTACAATTCGATTCTAGAGTACAATGTGAGACCCTATACTTGGCCGAGAATTGTTGAACACAGGAAAAACTACAGGAAGTATAAAGAAACCTGTCTCCAGAGTTTACTTCGACCAAATGATACAGAACTAAAGTTAGATTTACAGAAGTACGAAGATTGTTTGACGATATTGAATATAGTAATCGCCAGAGAACACGCCAGAcaagaattgcaaaataaaactaTGGAAGAGAAGTCTCAGGATTTGAGTAACGTTCATTCGGTACAAAAGAATTCGTCTTCATCCACAGAAGAGCAAGCTCCGAATGCCGAGAACATCGAAATGCATGAAACCAAAATGTTATCTCAGAATAATGTCAATAACGGATTAGAAAAAAAGTTGAAGTTAGAAAAGCCACCGCAACCTAATGGTACAATTAGGAACATTTATACAAAGTAATACAGTATATATACTACGAATAATacgtataatttttttattgcagattataaatttaatttcacTTTGGCAAATGCTTGTTTGAGTTTTCTCAACAACAGCGACAGAGAAATTCTTGTTATAACTATGACGCAATTTCTGACGAGCATCGAGATACAACCGATCATGTCTGCTTTTAAGGTGTCTGCTCGGGCTGAGAGCTTTGTAGTGGAAGGTGTTTCTCCAGAAGGTGACCTGGTACCTCTAATCACTGTAGACAACATTCTTACAGGTATTTTAACATATTCTTTGTACAAGTACTTGATTTGTGATCTTTATGATTTTTCTGTTTAGACAACGTGTCGACCAACTTTCTGGCAATAGACTTCGAGAAGAATGGAGATAATGTGGACCCAACTTTCGAAGTTTCTTTAAAACTTGAACCTGTTGAAATTACATATTACCATGTAATTGCAATATGATTTTTACCATATGGATCATATAGgaacatatatttttattataatttcatttcagcaTGCCGCGATGGAGATTATACAGTTCTTTAAACTGAACGACACAAATATTCGTACCACGATTCTGTGGATGTACAAGCTTTACGAGTACATGAAAGGGAATCTTTTGGCTTTGACGGACAATATCATTTCTCAGACCCTACGGATCAGTTTCAAAATTGACATTAAAGGGCCGTACATCGTGTTTCCTGAACACGGATCGATACAGAAGTGCGTACGATACGAAACATTTCCTAAATGTAACATAATTGTGATTGAATCTGTACGTAACACGAAGGGATTTTAGAGGCGGACACATTCTCGTTCTGGATTTCGGTAACGTGAGTGTGTCCAACGAACTTCAAGCGACCAACTTGCAGCTCGAAGATGCCACGCTTATGGAACTAGAAGAATTGCTCTACGATAGGATACACTTAGTATTCTCTGGAGCACAAATCTTGTTCTGTCATTCAGGTATGTTTCACTTTCCCTTGTGAATTTCGGTCATAGTCTTTAATATCTTTGACATACGTTGCAGGAGACGACTGGAGAACAGCCAGGAAAAGAAAAGACTCCGAGTGTCACTTTGTACAGAAGGTACAAGCGAACACAACTATCTCGTACAGTATAAAACCAGAGTACCATCAATTACCCAGGTGTGTTTTCATAGTTCACATCAAATTGCAATGAAGCTtgttgaaatttttaatttcacagGACCAAGGTGAACGTTTCGATTTCAAGCATCAAATTCAATCTGTCTGAGAACAAGATACAGATGATCGTTCACTTTTTGAATTTATTGTTGTTGACCTAccagcaaaattttaaaaactgtGACTTCAATTGGAAACAATACAGTTCAAAGAAGAGTTCCGATGATACTGTTGTGACgttaaaaaagttgaaaaatgttcagcGCAGCGTATGCATGCTATCTATTGGAACATTACAGAACAAGTTTAATCATGTTACCAAAGAACTGTTGGCCAGTAACGTGCAGAAACAGAAACTCGATAGGTAACGAAGTAAGACTTAATACTAACTTTAaacgtgtatatatatatagatttattAATACTTCATTGACTTCTTCTTTCTTAAGATAATTGTAAGCAAATGGTTGATGAAAGTGTTTTATGTCGGCAGGAGTGTTGTATCTTCGGAGATTAGCGAAGAAGATTTGGAATTATTGTCTAAAACTATCAATTTAtctggattcgatgataacgtGTCCCCGTGTAATCATATCAACTTGTTACTAAGATTTGCCATTGGAGAGGTATTCGCACATGAAAATTTGCTGTATTTAATTATCATGGATAGttttctaataatatttctaaattcttaGCTATCGTTTCACTTGGTAAGCCTCAATCATGGAAGAGAAGAGCCTTATTTAAATTTGAGGCTGCATGGATTGTACCTTGAGACTGCCCTTATGGTGTATGGTCCAGCAATTCAGTTCGGAGTAGGATCTATACTTTTGGTGGATAAAACTAATGCGGGTGTAACAGGATCCTACTTGGAGTTAATATCAACCGAAGAGCCCCATGAAGTTCTTGTTGTATCGTACCGTAAGGTATATCAGAGAATACTTTCAATTATAAATCGCTTATTCATCCTTCTAAGAGCTTTTAATTCTTCAGGTGAAATCGAACTGTCCCGACTTTAAGTCGCATTTCAGAAGCATCGAAAGATCGCTCATCATAAACATTCTTAGTATTCACATAAATCTTCACAGACCGGCGCTAATGAAATTGCGAGAATATTGGTTCGGTTTAATCAAGTGAGTACTTGATACGCTTGCAATTTTAAAGGAGACTACTTTCATTAACAAGTATATCAATATTTTCAGTACACTCGAGAAGAACAATCTAATCAGTTTCGCAGAGAAAGTATTCCGCACTATAGCACAGTGGAAAATAAAGGATAATGATCCACCCATTCCTCCAGGTAGGGCATAGAGAGtaataactaaactgcggacctttatataaagttaaattttcattaaaattcctcAGGTGCCATCAAGTTGAATTATTCTGCGAGACTCAGCGCGCTCGTTCTTCGATTTTGCGACAAAGACATGGACCTGTTAGAGATACAAGTCCTTGGATTGGAGAACGACTGCATTTATAATGCCAATGAGAGGATGGTTTTACGCGCTCATTTGAGGCACTTATTCGTCGAAGACTTACACGACGATACCCTGTATTCAAAAGTATGATTTACTATACTCTATTCTGAAAAGCTTGCTTTTATGTATTAAagctaattttttttaaattttaagcTCTTGACCACCGATGAGGACAAAGTACTCGACTTGAAATATGTAAGACACATGCCAAGACTGTACACGTATTCCGACATCGACACCAAGAAGGATGACGTGATGTCGGATGGAACTTTCAAGCTCTCCATTGGAAGAATTAACTGTGTACTAGTTTCTAAAATATTGCACGATTTAAAGGTACAGATTCTCGTCCTGCATTCTTCTAAAAGTCCTGAAAGTGTAAAAAATTACAAATCCAATTCATTCCACAGCACTTTTTAGCGCCGTTCCTTTCAACGTACTGTatgcaatttaaaaattatttgacCGATAAAATCCGTGATGGTATCAAAGATTTTAAGAAGAGCGCTACGAAATTGCACATTTTTATCGATATTCAAGGCCCTATATTTCTCCTACCGCAAAGGAAAGATGTTCCTAGTCTTTTGGTATTAAATACAGGTTGTGCTGACCAAGTAGTAGCCAAGATTATTAATTGAATGCAATTATTAagatctttatttcttttaggTGTTTTATCGATGGAAAATTTTTTCAAGAAGGTCGATCAATCGACTGAGAATTCTAGAATCGATGGAAATCATTTGATAATCGATAATATCCTGGTGAAATTGAAGAATCTGACTGTATCCAGAGCGATCATGACGCTAAGTAGGGATTTGGAAATTCAGGTAAAATTTATTGTCGATTCATCTATCGCGAATGTGCTTCTTACAGAAAATTAGAGAAATTTTGATTCGCAGGAACCGATAGTAGAACCCATACACATTCATTTCGACATTAAAAGGAAAACTGAGTATCGCAGTGCGATGGAGTTCCAAACGTATGGGTTGTTTAATGTGCAAGGTACTATGGATTTCGTGCACATCAATCTGAGCCAAAGAGATTTAAAGTCTAGCATTCTGGTGTGGAAAGACAACATCTCGAAGACTATACTATTCGAGGATATGCATGAAAACGAAACACACTTGGACGTAGAAGAAGAATTGACGAAATCTAATCAGGACATGATGGTGAAGAAACTGGAAGACTTTCTCACCCACAACGAGAACACTGTGTGTGAAGTGAATGCGAAGCTAACTCTTGAAggattacaattaaatttgttctTGGACTCGGAAGAGGTATAACTTTTAGTTACGTTATATTCTTTACTATCAAACTAAGTTCTTAATATATTTGTAGGTATTAAGTTCACCTGTTCGTGACTTGAATCATGGTCTATGCAGACTAACTTTTGGAGAGCTAATCAACACTTATGCAGTCTACAACGACAAGAGTTTGAAGATGAAGATGTCTCTTCAAAGTTGCATTTTGCAAGACACCAGGAAGGATTCTCAAGCTATAAGAAAGTTTGTAAAAGCGTTCTACCCTCTGCCCTTGCGACGGAGAATAAATTGTATCAATGTCATCGTTCTTTTTTAACCGAAGGATAATCCAATCGCCTGCAAAATTAATCGGAGCGCATCCAGAGTCCTGTATTTCTGTGTCAATGTCACCTATCGTTGACATTGCGTACACTCGTACCCCTACCGGAGAAAGGTGTCTTGACGCGCTGATTCAGGAGGTCAGAATGAATTTGTCTGTGCCGTTTGTAATGCATTTGACACGATACATCATGGACTCGATACCGGCCGACCAGATCGAGGAAGGAATCATTAATCACGGATACGAGAGCAACAATCAGAAAACAGTAAGTAGAAGTTACATCGATTCTGTTCGATTGGATGCACAACTGTTTGGAGCTTTCAAAGTCTCCATTAAGCGACAATGAAATTATTGTTCAATGCGTGTTTCTTTTAAATCAAGAACAGGGACATTATCAGCATAGACAGAGATAAATTAAAATACGCACAATACTTTAAGGAAGAGCCAGGTACCTACGTTTGTAACGTCATGTTGCTTCGATTGTCGTTTTCTGTTTAACtatttcttctctctttctctgtacGTGTAACAACGTATTAATATGTCATACCGAATTGTAATACTGACTGCTATTTCAAATGTCTAGATGCTTCTGTATCTGTGAGAATACACAAGCCAGAGATCTTGCTTTTCGGAGACCTGAAATCTAGCAACTCGCATGTGATTCTACTGCAAGCAGAGGTGACAATCGAGAGCAGCAGGCACAGCTGTTCGTCGTCAATTGTTTGCACCTTCACCGATGTTCGGGCAAAATCTAAAAGGCAAGGAAACTATGCGAAACAGACTCCATACTGGTTACTATGCCCTTGCGACATCGAGATTTGCAGGAAGGAAGAAGCGCCAGAGTTCAATGCCGATTATACAGTCACTgttaacgccatcgacatccacTTGTCTGCAGAAATCATCCACACGTTCATTGACGTGAGCAACAACAAAGTTTCCATGTTCAAGAATCATCCAATCAAAAATAATACATGTGTATATCTTTTTCAGATACTGAACGAAGCAACGAGTTTCCTGGAAAGCATGCACATAAAAGCGGAAGAGAAGTCATTCAATCCGGATTTCAATGCACACTTTAACTTGTGGACACCGAAAAAAATATCAAATGTACCTTACAAGAAAACCATCAATGGTGAGAATCAAATGTTGATTAGATTCTATTCAGGCTAAAAACGTGTTCTTTGAATTGTACATTACAGATGATTTGAATCTGCTATGCGAATGCAGCGATAAAGTAGTGACATTGCACCTCAAGCCTCTGGTCATTTCTTTGTTGCTGGAGATTGAGTACTCGACGGAGAGATTGCCGGTTATCAAGATGGAGAACATAGTAACTGCCTCCATCAACGATTGGTTTAATAATTTCTCTTTTGAGTCCAGCATGAAGTTTCACGCATTCTGTTATAACGCTGATTACAAAAGCTGGGAGCCATTGATCGATTTGTGTTCTGATGACGATATTAATTACAGACCATGGGAATTAGTAATAAAGGTATTCGTCGTTcaattaaaaaaaatgattGTCTTTTACCGTCAGTCTTTACATTGGATTTTATTATGTTTCTCACAGATGCGTCACGGCGAAGCTTTCATGGTAAATTCTAATTGGACCGATCCGTACCAGCAAATAAAACAAGACGCGTTGAAGACTAAAAAGAGGGGATTAAAGAGCATTGATCAAGACTTTACGGATATGGTTTTCATATCTCCGGATCACTTGGCTGTGCCGAAGCCAAATGGTGACACACTTTAAACTCGATTTTCTTTCTGTCGAAACGAAGTACAGAATTTAAATGTGACTACAAATATTTCAGAGACTGAATTGTATGCACCGTATGAAGAAGATTCTGATACAGATGATGACGAGAGTCAGAAGAAGTTGACGAGGACgtccaattatttatttaatagtaatagcAGCGGCGACGAGGATAGTGATAGCGATAACTCCAGCACAAACGAGGATGAAGGACTGGAATTGACACCGGAATGCAACGTGGATTCCTGTGAGGAAATAGCATTCGATAgaattaatacaattatttatataattatgttcAATTACAGTTGGTCCGATCGGTCGCGAATCGATAAAGTCCAACGACATGGCTGTCTACATCACCATCTCCGCGGAAGAGAAATTGAATTTCATAGTCACCCCGAACTTGATTGCTGTCATCGACGTTATCATGAATGCGTTCCACCAAGCCAATAGTGGAATACCAATAGTACCTACCAGTATCAAAAAACTCAATCTGCAGAACGCCATCGGTTACGAAAGTCGAATAGAATTGCTTGCTTCGGAAAATGTCAGGGTACACACTAGAGATACATTGAACATCTTTTTGAATTTAATTCGAACTCTGTTTCCTCTTGTTGCAGGAAGATAACAAAACCGTTACGCGCGTTCTAGCGAGCCAAGGCTACCATAATGTAGATTCACCAGTGAGTATTCCAAGTAGCCCGGAACCAGAGATTCAGTCTACCCATGGCAGTCCGCAATGGGCAGAGAATGACATGGAGTTCGCAGATCCTAATCCGAATTTGCAAAATCACACGATGCCGATTAAGGAAATATTTCAAGACGATTCTTCCATTAGAATATACAAGACAATCACAGGAGAAGTATTGCGTGTTATTGTTCAAGGTATCAATTGTTCTTCATAGGACCGCACCTGCAGGAAAGCGCCGTGACTTTCACAGATTCTTTGTTGCATTCAGGATTCGAAAACGTACTTGTCTACTGTCCTATGCGACAAGGTTGCAATTTGGTTCCATTGCGACCGATCAGGCACGAAGTCCGTTATCATTTGGTCATTGACGCTACCATAGATAATTATTTGCATCGTACAATTACCGTACGATCACCGTTACAGGTAAATGATCAAACTACTGTTATCCATAGTGGTAGTGTCTCACGCACGTTTCATATTCTAATTGCAGATCAGAAATGAAACTTCTTATGCATTGGgtctttattataaaaaatcATTGTTGGACAAACTGGGACTGACTTCTATAGGCGTGCCAACAAACCCATTCGACGACAATATTAGAATGACAATCATTGAGCCAGATTCTACTTACAATATTCCTTTGTATATAGCTTATCATTttcctatatatatactacCCGCTTATTTAGAGTAAGTGGAAGTCCAAAtgcatataataaataacaaatgcCAAGGGTGTGTGGAATAATAGATATCTGTCGCAGGAAATACCATGTCAGCGAGGAAGGAATCTACTGGAAAGAACTGAGCGCGTCGATGAACATAGCCAGAGACATTTATTGTAACATGAAGGAGGATGAGAATCATTCTGTGTTTTGTGTCAAGGTCTCTTGTAACGAAGTTCCATTAACCACAAGACCAAGCTGCCAAGTACCGAGTTACTTGATAAGCATCCACTCTCCACTTATTTTCAACAATCAGTTACCATTCGTTGTAGACGTGAATATACCCTCTATCAACTATGAAGTGAAAATTGAACCCGGGGAGAAAATCAATATGCACTCCTTAAACTGCAACAATGACATACAATTTATATTCAAGGTGCGTGGCATTAATGCATCAAGCTGGCATCGTTGTTTTACCTATTGGCAatgattttttgaaaaattggAGACAAATATAGTTCACGGTTTTACAATAGATTATTAGATAACGTCGATTTGCAGATTCAGAATTATTTGGGCGGATATTGGACCGGCTCAGCAAAATTGAATACTAACTTGGAAAGAAAATTCATTCTAATGACAGCGGACAGTGAATCAGACTTGACCAAACCTTTCCTGTTGAATATAGAATTGTGTAAGATCACAAGTTGGCACATTGTTATTCAATCTCAATAttggataataaataaatctggaTTGCCTCTGTATATTCAGGTAAacactctttttttcttttttttaagtaAAATTACAATGCATCAACTTGACGGCTTAACGAAACGGTTTCAGGAGTGTCATTCCCACATAATCAACGAAGTTCCTGAAGAAGAGTTGATTATATTCTCccagaagaataacaagaagggTACGGTCAGGCTGAAAGCTCATCAGTCCGAGTGGTCCCTACCATTTGGTCTTGAAGGAATTACTTCGATGTCCTTGATCGTGTGCAAGGATACAGAACGCGGAAGGAAGTACAGAATCCTGACGGAAATCGAGAGCTCGCGTTTGTCGAACTTCACGAAAATCATAACGTTCTTACCCTATTTCTACATCAGTAACAAAACGAAAAGAACTCTGAGATTTATGGAGGAGAATGATCAAGCAGACTTATGGAACGACCTCCTGCCTGGACAGAGTATGCCATTTTGGCCAATGACTGATTCGATGAGGATGAGGATAAAGTGGAGAAACAGTCAATTAGTGTCTCAACACTTCGGTATTACTCATATAGGGAAGACTGTTTTGAGAATGGACAACGGAGTAAGTACTGAAAATACTTGTAATGATTGTGAGACTGTATAATGAGAaaatatcgcgtggatttatagTCAGCTATCACCGTCGAGATCAATGGCGGAGTGAATTCTCCTTACAACATCACATTCCAAAAGTGCGTGTCTGGTGATATACCAGTGAGGATAGATAATTTCTGCGACGATCTGTTTCTGAAGATCAGCCAGCACAACTTGGGGCAAGTGGCATTGGTGAATCCGTTCCAAAGCCTTTTGTACACATGGGATGATCCTACGAAGCCCAGAGAACTCATATGGAATGTCTACAACAATAAGAAGACTGGATACGACGCCA
The window above is part of the Megalopta genalis isolate 19385.01 chromosome 2, iyMegGena1_principal, whole genome shotgun sequence genome. Proteins encoded here:
- the LOC117229691 gene encoding intermembrane lipid transfer protein VPS13A isoform X3; amino-acid sequence: MFEGAIAAFLNRLLGKYVEDLDTEQFNVGIFSGDTCLTDLKLKPEALYQLGLPIRVEVGLIGKIVLKIPWSGLFSQPIILSIEDVYIVAVPAAYGTYDAEVQKKLIRAEKKKILEDLREDEVHKAEFFDNIFTSVTKNFQITINNVHIRYEEKLNDSLCACGICIQSISVMTTNSKWKPGVCGNNVNTVYQLVRAESLSMYMDHDTESSLMSNRCDWDISTFLDWKDTMHRSLQTFGVGSKEFQFLLKPFTAKIKVIIHKGNEAQPCRMLVDIVLHDVAMQVTEQQYITFCHLYDSLERAIINKPYIKYRPNETVLMNSLAWWKYAYNSILEYNVRPYTWPRIVEHRKNYRKYKETCLQSLLRPNDTELKLDLQKYEDCLTILNIVIAREHARQELQNKTMEEKSQDLSNVHSVQKNSSSSTEEQAPNAENIEMHETKMLSQNNVNNGLEKKLKLEKPPQPNDYKFNFTLANACLSFLNNSDREILVITMTQFLTSIEIQPIMSAFKVSARAESFVVEGVSPEGDLVPLITVDNILTDNVSTNFLAIDFEKNGDNVDPTFEVSLKLEPVEITYYHHAAMEIIQFFKLNDTNIRTTILWMYKLYEYMKGNLLALTDNIISQTLRISFKIDIKGPYIVFPEHGSIQKDFRGGHILVLDFGNVSVSNELQATNLQLEDATLMELEELLYDRIHLVFSGAQILFCHSGDDWRTARKRKDSECHFVQKVQANTTISYSIKPEYHQLPRTKVNVSISSIKFNLSENKIQMIVHFLNLLLLTYQQNFKNCDFNWKQYSSKKSSDDTVVTLKKLKNVQRSVCMLSIGTLQNKFNHVTKELLASNVQKQKLDRSVVSSEISEEDLELLSKTINLSGFDDNVSPCNHINLLLRFAIGELSFHLVSLNHGREEPYLNLRLHGLYLETALMVYGPAIQFGVGSILLVDKTNAGVTGSYLELISTEEPHEVLVVSYRKVKSNCPDFKSHFRSIERSLIINILSIHINLHRPALMKLREYWFGLINTLEKNNLISFAEKVFRTIAQWKIKDNDPPIPPGAIKLNYSARLSALVLRFCDKDMDLLEIQVLGLENDCIYNANERMVLRAHLRHLFVEDLHDDTLYSKLLTTDEDKVLDLKYVRHMPRLYTYSDIDTKKDDVMSDGTFKLSIGRINCVLVSKILHDLKHFLAPFLSTYCMQFKNYLTDKIRDGIKDFKKSATKLHIFIDIQGPIFLLPQRKDVPSLLVLNTGVLSMENFFKKVDQSTENSRIDGNHLIIDNILVKLKNLTVSRAIMTLSRDLEIQEPIVEPIHIHFDIKRKTEYRSAMEFQTYGLFNVQGTMDFVHINLSQRDLKSSILVWKDNISKTILFEDMHENETHLDVEEELTKSNQDMMVKKLEDFLTHNENTVCEVNAKLTLEGLQLNLFLDSEEVLSSPVRDLNHGLCRLTFGELINTYAVYNDKSLKMKMSLQSCILQDTRKDSQAIRKIIQSPAKLIGAHPESCISVSMSPIVDIAYTRTPTGERCLDALIQEVRMNLSVPFVMHLTRYIMDSIPADQIEEGIINHGYESNNQKTNRDIISIDRDKLKYAQYFKEEPDASVSVRIHKPEILLFGDLKSSNSHVILLQAEVTIESSRHSCSSSIVCTFTDVRAKSKRQGNYAKQTPYWLLCPCDIEICRKEEAPEFNADYTVTVNAIDIHLSAEIIHTFIDILNEATSFLESMHIKAEEKSFNPDFNAHFNLWTPKKISNVPYKKTINDDLNLLCECSDKVVTLHLKPLVISLLLEIEYSTERLPVIKMENIVTASINDWFNNFSFESSMKFHAFCYNADYKSWEPLIDLCSDDDINYRPWELVIKMRHGEAFMVNSNWTDPYQQIKQDALKTKKRGLKSIDQDFTDMVFISPDHLAVPKPNETELYAPYEEDSDTDDDESQKKLTRTSNYLFNSNSSGDEDSDSDNSSTNEDEGLELTPECNVDSFGPIGRESIKSNDMAVYITISAEEKLNFIVTPNLIAVIDVIMNAFHQANSGIPIVPTSIKKLNLQNAIGYESRIELLASENVREDNKTVTRVLASQGYHNVDSPVSIPSSPEPEIQSTHGSPQWAENDMEFADPNPNLQNHTMPIKEIFQDDSSIRIYKTITGEVLRVIVQGFENVLVYCPMRQGCNLVPLRPIRHEVRYHLVIDATIDNYLHRTITVRSPLQIRNETSYALGLYYKKSLLDKLGLTSIGVPTNPFDDNIRMTIIEPDSTYNIPLYIAYHFPIYILPAYLEKYHVSEEGIYWKELSASMNIARDIYCNMKEDENHSVFCVKVSCNEVPLTTRPSCQVPSYLISIHSPLIFNNQLPFVVDVNIPSINYEVKIEPGEKINMHSLNCNNDIQFIFKIQNYLGGYWTGSAKLNTNLERKFILMTADSESDLTKPFLLNIELCKITSWHIVIQSQYWIINKSGLPLYIQECHSHIINEVPEEELIIFSQKNNKKGTVRLKAHQSEWSLPFGLEGITSMSLIVCKDTERGRKYRILTEIESSRLSNFTKIITFLPYFYISNKTKRTLRFMEENDQADLWNDLLPGQSMPFWPMTDSMRMRIKWRNSQLVSQHFGITHIGKTVLRMDNGSAITVEINGGVNSPYNITFQKCVSGDIPVRIDNFCDDLFLKISQHNLGQVALVNPFQSLLYTWDDPTKPRELIWNVYNNKKTGYDAKFEKDGCGQEIVPLVIVDTCNSVSSSTYSYKQGNNKSTWLETKSASFSGSEKSNVCDEDLKSPTLKRSQTEQTTVVYWVSYMQSNQRVLLFTQQEAVFLKAKNIIDPEPSKKEIFVSFAGIGVSIVTKSNEILRELVYANVTDSAAHWELYFGRKWKSLSLELSAWIESKYVNSCKKAQLDNLIDVDLVKMHITKPFFGKLRRTYSPAIWLHIRKSMTLTYLQGHVHRIQIDNQIRNTTFPVVLYSNLQKSVFNHVGNPKLKHCIEFTGLKQKKLNYNVYKGICIIIREFDLNLQEGFLLSLIDLIPKKPVTKYSIAAKLRKDVSSVHILPSNRNNESSSVKKRNIIEQLYISPILVRLILLADTERPNIYNISDIADYKNIVRFIFEYSENGSSEKHAEFRLPCYQKNFITVNNAELLFDLSRSYAAQAMQQFQVLIRSTTVLGNQYGYNFKSPGDNFYEANTLILCGDEIAEKLSHEIACQLGYATVDSIQTTAFNFDFELHVAPVKTKEPCFQNQDVPPLNPLIRTSFSTEIELETSNLVTAFINSVHQEELKYFFRTLGKKTSIFFHTESSSLKAYSKVIADIIKRAQEIGHKFISRIRLPRYVNPYKGIEIFSVHKAKGMHILTLINKNPCMEADTYWAHAALSNDGKHIALVSLQRLYFIEKGCVWGSLNVKWTLETHQLLSPTTVVNNKLILHVNKNEDSLSPMGDWYLESEATDILEWLCQKINIAMILNMENGICSNQVV